AAGCGGTTCAAAAAATAACTTGACAAACATGTGTAAACTCCGCATAATCTCAATAATATCTAAAATCGATGACAGGGAATAGTAAGCGGCTCAGGAAACGTAAGAGAGCAGAATTCAAAGGCTGAAAGATTCTGCCGTAACTCCTTCCGCTGAACCTGCCCCCGGAGTGACGACCGTCCGCAATGCCTGCGTTATTGGCTTAATGAGTGTGCGGAGCAGTCTGCAAAATAAGGTGGTACCACGGAAGAACCCTTTCGTCCTTTTACAGGAGGAAGGGTTCTTTTTATTTTTAGCTATGTTAAAGATCAATGTTGTTTTTGCACAGCTGGTGATTCTCGCTGCAATCAACAGCGCATTTTAACAAAGCCTATTTTTAAAACGGGAGGAATGTTCAATGAAAATCGTATTTATCGGAGCAGGATCAATGGCAGAAGCGATGATCAAAGGAATGAAAAATGCTAAAGCCTTTCAGCAGACTGAGCTTTGGGTAACTAATAAAAATGATAAAGAAAGACTTGACCTTCTAACAGAAACTTATGATATCAACAGCAGCTATGACACACGCAGTTTACTTAAAGATGCAGATATCGTTATTCTGGCTGTGAAACCCAAGGATGCAAGTGATGCCCTTCATACAATCCAGCCGTATATGAAGGGTCAGCTATTGATATCAGTACTTGCCGGACTTTCTACCGGTTATATTGAGAGTATAATTGGTCCCTCTCCAATTGCACGTGCGATGCCTAATACATCTGCAATGATAGGACAGTCTGCAACTGGATTGACTTTTAACGAACACATCCTGGACACGCAGCGTGAAATGACTGTATCAATTTTCTCAGCAATTGGATCTGTAACTCAGGTCGAGGAAACCCGTCTTGATCTAGTTACAGGACTATCAGGCAGTGGTCCTGCCTACATTTATTACATTGTTGAAGCGATGGAAGAAGCTGCAGCGGAACTCGGTGAGGATGCAATGCCTTTTATCGTTCAGACGCTAAAAGGCGCAGCTCAAATGCTTGAAACATCAGGCAGAACTCCCCGGGAATTAAGAAAAGCTATTACAAGTGAAGGTGGTACGACAGAGGCCGGAATCGCCCAGCTCGAATATCATCATGTTAAGGAAGCTTTTACTGCATGTATTAAAGAAGCGACTGATCACTCCGGCAGACTACGCAGACAATTTGAGCAGGCACATAACATTTAAAAGTTGCAGGCTATACTGCTCATTATGTACGATGGTCAAAAAGGAGCTGTAGACGATGCTCTTTATCCTGCTTACCTTTACGGCTCTCTTCTGGATGATCATTGCAATCGATACGTATAGAGGCTTAGCATTGCTGCATGCTCTCGAAAAAGAAGCACCGGTTCGCGGAATCGGAAAGATCAGTGTGATTGTACCTGCGAGAAATGAAGAAGACCATATCACTAAAAGTATCAGCTCTCAACTAAATCAGACCTATCGTCAGCTCGAGTGGATTTTAATTAACGACCGCTCAACCGATCAGACAGGTAAGTATATGGATCAGCTGGCTGAAAAAGATCACAGAGTTCGCGTCATTCATATTCATGAACTGCCACCGGGATGGCTCGGAAAAAACTACGCACTCCACAGAGGTGCAAAGGCAGCAAACGGTGATGTGTATTTATTTACAGACGCTGATGTTTTATATGAACCTGATCTTCTATCAAAAGCAGCAGGTTATATGAAACGTTTAAAAATTGATCACCTGACTGTCTCTCCTGACCTTCAGTCAAAAAGCTTTTTACTAAAAGGATTTGTATCGTTTTTTCTGTTTGGATTTTCTTACTATAAAAGACCATGGTCAGCTAATAGAGACCAATCTAATAATGGTATGGGGATTGGCGCCTTTAATATGATTACAAAAAATGCCTATCACAAAATCGGAGGACACGAAGCAATCAGACTGCGCCCTGATGATGATCTTCAGTTAGGAATGCGCATTAAACAATTCGGTCTGCGTCAACGGATGGCAACTGCAAAATCCATGTTGAAGGTTGAATGGTATCCAAATATAAAAGAAGCGCTGAAGGGGCTTGAGAAAAATGCTTTTGCCGGGCTCCACTACAGTTATATATTCACGATCCTTGCGATGACAGGCGTATTTATTTCTCAGGTACTTCCCTTTATAGCAGTGTTCAGTCCCGACCCATATACTTCAGCGATGGCCTGGGTATCGATCGGGGCCATTATGGCGGTTTATATACCGATTACGAGAAGACTAACGACCTATTCTTCATTCCATGCGCTATTATTTCCTGTTTCAGCACTGCTTTTTATTACTGCCGTTTTAAGAGCTGCTGGATTAACCATGCTTCGTGGCGGCGTAATGTGGCGTGGAACGATTTATCCAATAAAAGAGTTGAAAAAAAAGAGCTGAAAATTCAGCTCTTTTTCTTGTGGTGTTATACTGGGATGGAATGTAAATACAGGAGGTCATCATATGAGTACAGCTTTATTTTCACCTTATTCAGTAAAAAATGTGACGCTAAAAAACAGAATCGTCATGGCGCCTATGTGCATGTATTCCTGCTACAACCAGGATGGGATTGTGACGAATTTTCATAAGGTTCATTACGCTTCTAGGGCCGCAGGACAAACCGGTCTGATTATGCTTGAAGCGACCTCTGTTACGCCTCAGGGAAGAATATCAAATGAGGACCTCGGGATCTGGTCAGATGAGCATATTTCAGGATTAAAAGAATTATCTGACCTGATTAAGGAGAACGGTGCAAAGACAGCCATTCAACTGGCACACGCCGGCAGAAAATCAATGACTGACGGCTCGATTATTGCACCTTCAGCAATTGCGTTTAATGACAAAATGAAAGAACCTGAAGAAATGACGCAAGAACAGATTCAAGAAACGATCCAGGCTTTTAAAGAAGCAGCAAGAAGGTCTAATGAGGCAGGCTTTGATATTATCGAGCTTCATGCAGCACATGGGTATTTGATTAATGAATTTTTATCCCCACTCTCTAATCAACGTACAGATGATTACGGTGGAACAGACGAGAACCGGTACCGATTCTTAAAAGAAATCATTGATGCTGTTAATGAAGTATGGGATGGTCCGTTGTTTGTAAGAGTCTCAGCCAGTGACTGGGATGAAGAAGGGTTAACACCGGAGGATTATGCTACATATGCCAAATGGATGAAAAAGCAGGGTGTGGATTTAATTGATGTCAGTTCCGGTGCTGTAGTTCCTGCTGCAATTCATGCTTATCCAGGCTACCAGGTTCCAATGGCTGAGACTATTAAACATAAAGGAAATATTGATACTGGTGCTGTCGGATTGATTACAAGCGGATTGCAGGCTGAAGAAATTCTTCAGAATAAACGTGCAAACCTGATTTTTATTGCACGAGAGCTGCTAAGAGACCCTTATTGGGCAAGAACTGCTGCACTTGAATTAAAGACGTCAATTGAATCACTTGAACAATATAAGCGGGGTTGGGTATTTTAATGAGCAGCACACTGATGAATAATCATCAGTGTGCTGTTTTCAAATATCTTCTTCAAGCAGGTCATGCGCAAGATAACTACTCGGCATAATTTCTCTGGCCTGATTTAGAAGTTCCTGCTCTTTCCCATCAGCATACCTGGCACTGATATGTGTCAGCCAGAGTTTTTTTACACCGGCAACTACTGCAACTTCTGCCGCCTGGACTGCTGTAGAGTGGTAATAGTCATAGGCCATCTCCGCATTTTCCGATCCGAACGTTGCTTCATGTATAAGAATATCTGCCTCTCTTGCAAGCTCTACTGCAGCCTCACATTTTCTTGTATCCCCTGCAACTGCAATCACTTTTCCTTTTATCGGCGCTTCAATAAAATCATTACCATTAATTAACTGTCCTTCCCATTCAATTGTCTCTCCATTTTTCAGCTTTTTATATGCAGGACCCGGGTGAATACCCAACTGCTGCAGTTTTTCAGCGTTCAGTCTGCCCGGTCTATCCTTCTC
This region of Jeotgalibacillus malaysiensis genomic DNA includes:
- a CDS encoding pyrroline-5-carboxylate reductase; the encoded protein is MKIVFIGAGSMAEAMIKGMKNAKAFQQTELWVTNKNDKERLDLLTETYDINSSYDTRSLLKDADIVILAVKPKDASDALHTIQPYMKGQLLISVLAGLSTGYIESIIGPSPIARAMPNTSAMIGQSATGLTFNEHILDTQREMTVSIFSAIGSVTQVEETRLDLVTGLSGSGPAYIYYIVEAMEEAAAELGEDAMPFIVQTLKGAAQMLETSGRTPRELRKAITSEGGTTEAGIAQLEYHHVKEAFTACIKEATDHSGRLRRQFEQAHNI
- a CDS encoding NADPH dehydrogenase — its product is MSTALFSPYSVKNVTLKNRIVMAPMCMYSCYNQDGIVTNFHKVHYASRAAGQTGLIMLEATSVTPQGRISNEDLGIWSDEHISGLKELSDLIKENGAKTAIQLAHAGRKSMTDGSIIAPSAIAFNDKMKEPEEMTQEQIQETIQAFKEAARRSNEAGFDIIELHAAHGYLINEFLSPLSNQRTDDYGGTDENRYRFLKEIIDAVNEVWDGPLFVRVSASDWDEEGLTPEDYATYAKWMKKQGVDLIDVSSGAVVPAAIHAYPGYQVPMAETIKHKGNIDTGAVGLITSGLQAEEILQNKRANLIFIARELLRDPYWARTAALELKTSIESLEQYKRGWVF
- a CDS encoding ribonuclease Z; translated protein: MRMHFLGTGAGVPGKERNVSSFALRQINKHGDIWLFDCGEATQHQILHTTIKPRRVKKIFVTHLHGDHIFGLPGFLGSRSFQGGTEPLTVYGPEGIKDYITTSLKLSRTYLKYELEIIEVNDGEIFDEEDFILSVKKLEHVIPSYGYRVQEKDRPGRLNAEKLQQLGIHPGPAYKKLKNGETIEWEGQLINGNDFIEAPIKGKVIAVAGDTRKCEAAVELAREADILIHEATFGSENAEMAYDYYHSTAVQAAEVAVVAGVKKLWLTHISARYADGKEQELLNQAREIMPSSYLAHDLLEEDI